A stretch of the Porites lutea chromosome 12, jaPorLute2.1, whole genome shotgun sequence genome encodes the following:
- the LOC140953826 gene encoding uncharacterized protein translates to MSFLEQINRMNEDLREPKEQLKQLKELDLFVLDNSLRESTVGQLRGHTVENKWKIYNEVKKVGFQNIIVASFNHMTRLGDTFCRQLKEKGEDFSKFFAFTEFIESVDKDRAPDTATVPIGFKKMKEYGIKHAIIEVDLVYGGIDYKKFLPEDINNLLSDRMRWVRENLSKDSRIIINLRDFPESMLRKPEQIFQVVHYLSSLPPSERPFGLMYEEPTGKSMPHELAAWTAAVRREMEDCCWKEGKLLVHVHEQWGMADCTVLECLAKGADGIWASLIKEGSAIGHASSSVTIMNLVRLGNEKVLQQFNCTYLRKAAQEITRVTTGFEPHSTQIVYGERALDMVLGFPHLQPEKQEFDVAKFFGEEPPMRITTVATPKMIAERLKHLFGEDPQFTEEIGMTMKEVMLEDLHNNRKEEYMSEVGLAVLFDRSGGQITAKMSDVIAADVPNEAHAQRLINEIRQMWDEWDFREESKGDDELEFDSFYNGFMAPYFGCYRCDDTRRALKAIDMDEDGRVDWNEFALYLKWAIRQYPQTKTAEELLSIAFRKGIIPAMQDVVILQNTEKRIIPERPRQKQKVKKTPERISSLICTIT, encoded by the exons ATGTCTTTCCTGGAACAAATTAACCGCATGAACGAGGACTTACGAGAACCAAAAGAACAACTGAAGCAACTTAAGGAACTGGACCTTTTCGTTTTGGACAATTCCCTCCGAGAAAGCACTGTGGGACAGCTCCGAGGCCATACTGtcgaaaacaaatggaaaatataCAATGAG GTGAAAAAAGTAGGCTTCCAGAATATCATCGTTGCATCGTTTAACCACATGACCCGCCTGGGGGACACATTCTGCCGTCAActtaaagaaaaaggagaagaCTTCAGTAAATTTTTTGCCTTCACGGAGTTCATTGAATCTGTCGACAAAGATAGAGCTCCCGATACAGCAACTGTTCCCATTGGTTTCAAAAAGATGAAAGAGTATGGCATCAAACATGCCATTATTGAGGTTGACTTAGTCTACGGTGGCATCGATTACAAAAAGTTTCTTCCTGAAGATATCAACAACCTTCTTTCTGATCGAATGAGGTGGGTGAGAGAAAATCTTTCCAAGGATTCTCGCATAATTATCAACCTACGAGACTTTCCAGAGAGTATGCTGAGGAAGCCTGAACAAATTTTCCAAGTGGTCCATTACTTGTCCTCTTTGCCCCCAAGTGAGCGTCCCTTTGGTTTGATGTACGAAGAACCAACTGGCAAGTCCATGCCACATGAACTCGCTGCCTGGACGGCGGCAGTTCGTAGAGAGATGGAAGATTGTTGCTGGAAGGAAGGTAAGCTATTGGTGCATGTCCACGAGCAATGGGGAATGGCTGACTGCACCGTGTTGGAGTGTCTTGCCAAGGGAGCAGATGGTATATGGGCTAGTTTGATTAAAGAAGGTTCCGCCATTGGTCACGCTTCCTCCAGCGTGACCATAATGAACTTGGTTCGTCTTGGAAATGAAAAGGTTCTGCAACAGTTTAACTGTACGTACCTTCGTAAAGCCGCTCAAGAGATCACTAGGGTCACAACTGGGTTTGAACCTCATTCAACACAGATTGTGTATGGTGAGAGAGCCCTTGATATGGTTCTCGGATTTCCCCATCTGCAGCCAGAAAAGCAAGAATTTGATGTTGCCAAGTTCTTTGGAGAAGAGCCCCCAATGCGAATAACTACCGTGGCCACACCTAAAATGATCGCTGAAAGACTAAAACATTTGTTCGGAGAGGATCCCCAGTTCACGGAGGAAATAGGCATGACAATGAAGGAGGTCATGCTGGAAGATCTGCACAACAATAGGAAAGAGGAATACATGAGCGAAGTTGGTCTTGCAGTTCTATTTGACCGGTCTGGTGGCCAAATAACCGCCAAGATGAGCGACGTGATTGCAGCAGATGTTCCAAACGAGGCTCACGCTCAAAGACTGATCAACGAAATTCGGCAAATGTGGGATGAGTGGGATTTTAGAGAGGAATCAAAAGGAGATGACGAGCTTGAGTTCGATTCATTTTACAACGGCTTTATGGCGCCCTACTTTGGCTGCTATAGGTGCGATGACACAAGACGCGCACTGAAGGCCATTGATATGGATGAAGACGGCAGAGTGGATTGGAATGAGTTTGCACTCTACCTCAAGTGGGCCATTCGTCAGTATCCTCAAACAAAGACCGCAGAGGAGCTCCTTTCCATTGCTTTTCGCAAGGGCATCATTCCAGCCATGCAGGACGTGGTCATCTTGCAAAACACGGAAAAAAGAATCATTCCCGAAAGACCTagacaaaaacaaaaggttAAAAAGACCCCTGAAAGGATTTCTAGTTTGATATGCACCATAACTTAG
- the LOC140921529 gene encoding adenosine receptor A3-like codes for MKTISAVIPSNNTSPTSSTQQLYCKAEGIAVCGVLSLEAICIVVGNFLTLFLFSVTKELRKRSLFLVINMAFADLMIGALSLPLYIYFYVGDVYQLWNVTIETKWRIFFAALQVIFSKASLISAAMISFERLCAVLWPLKHRTLSERAYRIAVSTVWILALCFSAIANLSYYYISRKLANWFWISSPFILTIIVGGCNIAIWRKVIVRRGRHKKHSRVSTNQRLTNTLLFVSIFPLLTWLPLFIVNYLKQVQNVSMPPKIYYVFVILNCSHFFVNPIVYVLRIPEFRQALCWRYFTRKQPFFDEGRQTRVGLLRPMSQRLTSQAVPDHLTIPSCPKLSLEQDVEDAKL; via the coding sequence ATGAAGACCATTTCAGCTGTCATTCCCTCAAACAACACATCTCCGACATCTTCAACACAACAGCTTTACTGTAAGGCCGAAGGAATAGCAGTTTGCGGCGTTTTATCGTTAGAAGCTATCTGTATAGTTGTAGGAAACTTTCtcacccttttccttttttccgttACCAAAGAGCTTCGTAAGAGGAGCTTGTTTCTTGTCATCAATATGGCTTTTGCGGACCTCATGATTGGAGCGCTGAGTCTACCATTATACATTTACTTCTATGTTGGGGATGTGTATCAACTGTGGAATGTAACGATAGAAACTAAATGGCGCATATTCTTTGCTGCATTACAAGTGATTTTTTCTAAAGCCTCGCTTATTTCTGCAGCCATGATATCCTTTGAGAGACTGTGCGCCGTTCTTTGGCCACTGAAACACCGTACACTGTCAGAAAGAGCTTATCGCATCGCTGTAAGCACAGTTTGGATACTAGCTCTCTGTTTTTCCGCGATTGCCAACCTTTCGTACTACTATATTTCACGAAAACTAGCCAACTGGTTTTGGATCTCAAGTCCTTTTATACTAACAATCATCGTAGGTGGGTGCAACATCGCTATTTGGAGAAAAGTCATCGTTCGACGGGGCCGGCATAAGAAGCACAGCAGAGTCAGTACAAATCAACGCCTAACGAATACCTTATTGTTTGTATCGATATTTCCATTGCTGACGTGGTTACCTCTATTTATTGTGAACTACTTAAAACAGGTTCAAAATGTTTCCATGCCTCCGAAAATTTATTACGTGTTTGTAATTCTTAACTGTTCCCACTTTTTTGTTAATCCAATTGTGTATGTCCTAAGAATTCCCGAGTTTCGACAAGCGCTATGTTGGCGCTATTTTACACGAAAGCAACCGTTCTTTGACGAAGGAAGACAAACTAGAGTAGGTCTTTTAAGACCCATGAGTCAGCGATTAACGTCACAGGCTGTTCCCGATCATTTAACTATCCCCTCCTGTCCAAAGTTGTCCTTGGAACAGGACGTCGAGGACGCAAAATTGTGA
- the LOC140921217 gene encoding uncharacterized protein, giving the protein MAEMRRIAKSNMRGIVFMTVAARNLFHEGGSSTEDLIREPRDQRGLVHAFLGHNKTSALFVYDRCGWLVDELPTMFPTTDAELDHWRVIRNAYHKSCGCKPAPTSQTPPQVADNN; this is encoded by the exons ATGGCCGAGATGCGAAGAATTGCCAAGAG CAACATGAGAGGTATTGTCTTCATGACGGTGGCTGCTCGCAATCTCTTCCATGAGGGAGGGAGTAGCACTGAAGACTTGATCAGGGAGCCACGTGATCAGCGCGGTCTTGTGCATGCGTTCCTGGGACACAACAAAACAAGTGCACTGTTCGTCTATGATCGATGTGGTTGGCTTGTGGATGAGCTGCCTACTATGTTTCCAACAACTGATGCGGAACTTGACCATTG GAGAGTCATTAGAAATGCTTACCACAAGTCCTGTGGTTGTAAACCAGCTCCAACTTCACAAACTCCACCTCAAGTGGCTGATAATaactaa
- the LOC140921313 gene encoding visual pigment-like receptor peropsin, whose amino-acid sequence MIKPHNRTEGLLEPTDVISNQIRYVVAGVYALLTVTAISLNTPVLVTFIRDKSLRTNSNRLIFSIAVGDWLHAVLAFPFGIVSNASGNWRVMASGICKWYAFITTFLSFGIMLHHATFAIERAMVITYAVEPSSVAKNLDYAIFGLWCFAFLWSIFPLFGWSSYASEGGGTLCAIHWQSSELPAIVYILCIYVFFFLGPIIAMVTSFFLIYQIVKKMSKNAHDMWGEAAAPTLEAVVAEGKTARMAFIMSFCFIFAWTPYAVVSLYAMIAKPEIIPPLVAILPALFAKSASCYNPIIYFFLFKKFRDSLRQTVRELCARFMGQETTGAANANVELIVTSLSTDDTNENKKTKSRLRESSC is encoded by the coding sequence ATGATTAAGCCTCACAACAGAACAGAGGGCCTACTGGAACCCACAGACGTCATCAGTAACCAAATCCGTTACGTCGTAGCTGGAGTATATGCGCTTTTGACCGTCACAGCCATCAGCCTTAATACACCTGTCCTCGTCACGTTCATAAGAGACAAATCTCTTCGCACGAATTCTAACCGACTGATTTTCAGTATAGCAGTCGGCGATTGGCTTCACGCAGTATTGGCGTTTCCTTTTGGCATTGTCTCCAATGCGTCAGGCAACTGGCGAGTGATGGCCAGTGGAATCTGCAAGTGGTACGCTTTTATCACAACTTTCTTGTCATTTGGCATCATGCTCCATCATGCTACCTTTGCTATTGAACGAGCTATGGTCATAACTTACGCTGTGGAGCCGTCCTCTGTAGCAAAGAATCTCGATTATGCCATTTTCGGACTTTGGTGCTTTGCATTTCTTTGGAGTATCTTTCCGCTGTTTGGCTGGTCATCTTACGCTTCTGAGGGTGGGGGAACGCTTTGCGCCATTCACTGGCAATCGTCCGAACTACCTGCTATCGTTTACATCCTGTGCATTTACGTCTTCTTCTTTTTGGGACCCATTATTGCCATGGTTACATCTTTCTTCTTGATTTACcaaattgtaaagaaaatgaGTAAGAATGCGCATGACATGTGGGGAGAGGCAGCTGCCCCTACTCTAGAAGCCGTAGTAGCTGAAGGAAAAACTGCTCGTATGGCGTTTATCATGTCATTTTGTTTCATCTTTGCCTGGACACCATACGCCGTTGTTTCGCTGTACGCCATGATAGCAAAACCAGAGATTATACCGCCATTGGTGGCTATTTTACCCGCTCTATTTGCAAAATCGGCTTCATGTTATAATccaattatttatttcttcttgttCAAAAAATTCAGAGATAGTCTCAGACAAACAGTCCGGGAATTGTGCGCGCGCTTCATGGGACAAGAAACTACAGGTGCTGCAAATGCCAACGTTGAGCTAATTGTAACTTCGTTATCTACTGACGATACGAACGAAAACAAGAAGACTAAAAGCAGGTTACGAGAAAGCAGCTGCTAA